In Chitinophaga nivalis, a single genomic region encodes these proteins:
- a CDS encoding ATP-grasp domain-containing protein: protein MKVYIHKGSDGECANVNAFVALDGFRQLGWEILFYQDIAQLKEQLPEEVVVGGISDITKALAHFQITLPAPLDYPYSLHPFLGRQLWPSTLHTFAKEAGGQPVFIKPMNRSKAFTGKLITAERDLIGCYDYQEDMDIWCAEPVKFLSEWRCFVRYGHILDVRRYRGDWELHYDAAVIAATLQSYTSAPKAFALDFGITDKGETLLVEANDGYSLGAYGLNSLDYAKLLSARWAELTGSIDFCDF, encoded by the coding sequence ATGAAAGTTTATATTCACAAGGGCTCCGATGGAGAGTGCGCTAATGTAAATGCCTTTGTTGCGCTGGATGGATTTCGTCAGTTGGGATGGGAAATACTGTTTTATCAGGATATCGCACAGCTGAAGGAGCAACTGCCGGAAGAGGTGGTGGTAGGCGGAATCAGTGATATAACTAAAGCCCTGGCACATTTTCAGATAACACTGCCAGCTCCGCTGGATTATCCCTATTCGCTTCATCCGTTTTTAGGAAGACAACTATGGCCATCTACCCTGCATACCTTTGCCAAAGAAGCGGGCGGCCAACCTGTTTTTATCAAGCCCATGAACCGGTCTAAAGCCTTCACCGGTAAACTGATTACTGCCGAACGTGATTTGATAGGCTGCTACGACTATCAGGAAGATATGGATATCTGGTGTGCGGAACCGGTGAAATTTCTCAGTGAATGGAGATGTTTTGTAAGGTATGGTCATATCCTGGATGTCAGACGATACCGGGGCGATTGGGAATTACATTACGATGCTGCTGTGATAGCCGCTACGTTGCAAAGCTATACGTCGGCGCCCAAAGCTTTTGCACTGGATTTCGGTATTACGGATAAAGGAGAAACACTGCTGGTAGAAGCCAATGACGGATATTCACTGGGAGCATACGGACTTAATAGTTTAGACTACGCGAAGCTGTTGTCCGCCAGGTGGGCAGAGCTGACAGGCAGTATTGATTTTTGTGATTTTTAA